One genomic segment of Halanaerobiaceae bacterium ANBcell28 includes these proteins:
- a CDS encoding LysM peptidoglycan-binding domain-containing protein, whose amino-acid sequence MELKKNYVFQGLILVLLFAFIFISFTNVSFASELLISNSFSLQSEISRIAESTSMTEVEIQELISNEEFKIIGYRDLYTGDWKTGEGLNSYLSSSMIYIVQTGDSLYSIAMRNNTSVTTIKELNNLDSDMILVGQALFLPGEQVTYVVQPGDSLYRIALRYNISVDDLKKANNLTRDMIYVGQELVIIGVIEEEEVDSEIPEMDDYQRYVVRTGDTLYLIALRNNTTIAEIKELNNLSSDMLMLGQELLLPKVTEEDSELPDIEEIKEEAALVYFVRSGDSLFGIANRFNTTVNNIRELNALSNNSLYVGQFLYITSAVEDSEYMIYRVHAGDRLSSLAEYFSTSVSDIRSLNDLSSDNLSVGQELVIKVPDYSNHNYNLVFDYQVEAGQNIHTIADNFDLSPWLLRYYNDLEHDVLRVGQNLEIPFSVSEDQISYSKSIDEKEMEYLRRAIFSEARGEPFIGQVAVGAVVINRVRSPLFPDTIEGIVFQPRQFEAVDDGQIWLEPNQTSRVAAEAALTAWDPTGGAIYYYNPRTATSEWIFTREVIIEIGEHYFAISL is encoded by the coding sequence GTGGAACTAAAGAAAAATTATGTTTTTCAAGGACTTATATTAGTTTTATTATTCGCATTTATATTTATATCTTTTACTAATGTTTCTTTTGCTTCAGAGCTATTGATCAGTAATTCTTTTTCTTTGCAGTCTGAAATCTCCAGAATTGCAGAAAGTACCTCTATGACTGAGGTGGAAATTCAAGAATTAATAAGCAATGAAGAATTTAAGATTATCGGTTATCGTGATTTATATACCGGGGATTGGAAAACTGGAGAAGGACTTAACAGTTATTTAAGTTCAAGCATGATTTATATAGTGCAAACAGGAGATAGTTTGTATTCAATTGCAATGAGAAACAATACAAGTGTAACCACTATTAAAGAACTGAATAATTTGGATTCTGATATGATACTAGTTGGACAAGCTTTATTTTTACCAGGAGAACAGGTGACTTATGTAGTACAGCCTGGAGATAGCTTATATCGTATAGCTTTACGATATAATATATCTGTCGATGACTTGAAAAAGGCTAATAATTTGACAAGAGATATGATATATGTAGGTCAGGAGCTTGTGATAATAGGTGTAATTGAAGAAGAAGAAGTAGATAGTGAAATACCAGAAATGGATGATTACCAACGCTATGTTGTAAGGACTGGAGATACTTTGTATTTAATTGCATTAAGAAATAACACTACTATTGCTGAAATCAAAGAGCTAAACAATCTTAGCTCAGATATGCTAATGCTAGGACAGGAATTGTTACTTCCAAAAGTTACTGAAGAAGATAGTGAACTTCCTGATATTGAAGAAATTAAAGAAGAAGCAGCTTTAGTTTATTTTGTTCGTTCAGGAGATAGCTTGTTTGGAATAGCTAATCGTTTTAACACTACAGTTAATAATATTAGAGAATTAAATGCATTGTCAAATAATTCTCTTTATGTAGGACAGTTTCTTTATATAACATCAGCAGTTGAAGATAGTGAGTATATGATTTATCGTGTACATGCAGGAGACAGGCTATCTTCTTTAGCAGAATATTTTAGTACTTCTGTTAGTGATATAAGAAGTTTAAATGATCTAAGTTCTGATAATTTAAGTGTTGGACAGGAATTAGTTATAAAAGTACCTGATTATAGTAATCATAATTATAATTTAGTTTTTGATTATCAGGTTGAAGCTGGCCAAAACATCCATACAATTGCCGATAACTTTGATTTATCACCATGGTTATTAAGGTATTATAATGACTTGGAGCATGATGTCTTGAGAGTAGGGCAAAATCTTGAGATTCCTTTTTCAGTATCAGAAGATCAAATTTCTTACTCCAAATCAATTGATGAAAAAGAGATGGAATATTTAAGAAGAGCGATTTTTTCTGAAGCTAGAGGAGAACCATTTATAGGTCAGGTGGCTGTTGGGGCAGTTGTTATTAATAGAGTGAGAAGTCCACTTTTCCCAGACACAATTGAAGGTATAGTATTTCAACCAAGACAATTTGAAGCTGTAGATGATGGTCAAATTTGGTTAGAACCAAATCAAACATCACGTGTTGCTGCTGAAGCAGCATTAACAGCTTGGGATCCAACAGGTGGAGCTATTTATTATTACAATCCTAGAACTGCTACTAGTGAATGGATTTTTACTCGTGAAGTAATTATTGAAATAGGAGAGCATTATTTCGCTATTTCTTTGTAG